In the genome of Fusarium poae strain DAOMC 252244 chromosome 1, whole genome shotgun sequence, the window CACACGATCACAAAGTCGCGGTGGTGGTCCTTCCAGGTTCCCACCCTGCGATCCTATACCACTCTCGGTTGTTTCCTGCACCTTCAATCTTCTTTCACTGTAAATCTAATTACATAGCTTCAAACCCGAGCATTTGGCGCAAAGCAACGTTTGCTTCAATCTTTCTTCATATTCATGTTGCTATAGGCTTGGCAAGCTTTAGGACCATCCTCATTCTTTGTCCTTATACGCTCCTTCGATGCCTCCCGTCAAGAAATCCAGAGCCTCGGGCGCTGGTAAGTCGCGGCCAAGTGCTGTTCAAGGTATGAAAGTTGGACATCCGATTATGCTTCGAGGAGTACATAAACTAACCACGTCTGCAGCTGGTGATCCAGTCCCCGTTCGCGCAAAGCGTCGCTACCGTCCTGGCACTGTCGCACTTCGCGAAATTCGACATTATCAAAGTGGCACCAAACTCCTCCTCCGAAAGCTTCCATTTGCACGACTGGTTAGCCATTCCAAACCTCAGTTGTATACACAATCAGTCACTAACACCAAGCCCCAAGGTCCGAGAAATCGCACTATCGATGCGTCCCGCCGACGCGGGTCTGCGCTGGCAAAGTCAAGCGATTATGGCTCTTCAGGAAGCTGCCGAAGCATTCATGGTACACCTATTCGAGGATACCAACCTTTGCGCCATCCATGCCAAGCGTGTCACAATTATGCAGAAGGATATTCAGCTAGCAAGACGGATACGCGGTATGTGGGGTGGATTGGGTTAAGGGACCGCAATACGGACAAGAAAAGAGTGAACGAAACCTGGATAGGAATTGGTAAGGATTTGGCTTGGGAGTGCGAACGGCGTTTGGCGCTTCGAGATATACCTACTGTcgtatttattttattcatTGCTTCGCATTCTGGTGTGCACGGATTTTGGCACTCGCAGTTGTTGCAAAGAGCGATTTTGTATATATAATATGCGGTGAGCAATCATCAATTTATCTGTTTATCTTGTTACCAAATGTTTCCTTTTGATACCTATGCGGGTTTTCAGGGACATGGAATTTCTTTGTTTAACCCACGCTGATTAGCCATTGGCTGGGAGTTCATGACGGGGAGACCAGTGTCACTGACGTAATAGGCAAGCTGCACACTAAGCTCCCTTTCCTCTTTGTTTCTGACCTTGACTTAATACTTTACCTTTTAAACTTCTGAATCAACGATTGACTCAATCAGCCCAAGGCGAGCTATACCAAACACAATGTACCGTACATTCAACTCTAGAATAGCTCT includes:
- the HH3V_1 gene encoding histone H3-like centromeric protein hH3v, translated to MPPVKKSRASGAGKSRPSAVQAGDPVPVRAKRRYRPGTVALREIRHYQSGTKLLLRKLPFARLVREIALSMRPADAGLRWQSQAIMALQEAAEAFMVHLFEDTNLCAIHAKRVTIMQKDIQLARRIRGMWGGLG